ccatcactcattcatatatctttatgtacatattctttatgcccttacacttgtgtctataaggtagtagttttggaattgttagctagattacttgttggttattactgctttgtcggaactagaagcacaagcatttcgctacactcgcattaacatctgctaaccatgtgtatgtgacaaataaaatttgatttgattatattaCCACGATAGTGGAATTTAACCCTTACTTTACCAGgtcagttgactgagaacactttctcatttacagcaacgacctggagaatagttacaggggggaggagggggtagcTAACGAGAAAGagcacaaacagacagagagctaTTGGTTCCTGAGTTCTGTGAAAAGATAGAATTACAGTTGGATAAATGATGTAGATTAACTTGAATTGTTTCGCAAAGATTTATACACAACACTAACCTCAACATCAAAACCTTCATTCCAAATCACAATTCCATACCTAAAACCTTGATTTGGGACAAATTTACCCGAATGGACTATTGCTACCAAGGATTATCAAGAACAAAACTTCTAACAAACCAAAACGTGCAGAAGAAACACAGCGGAACATGGAGATATCATCTAACACAAAAGTGAGTGAGTAATGTTGAATCTGAACCTACCATCCTGAACCAACCTATCATCTCTAGGTAATTTTGTTGTTTAAAGCTTATTATAAACTGAGtggttccagccctgaatgctgattggctgactgccgtggtatatcagaccgtataccacgggtatgccACATTTATTTTtcctgctctaattatgttggaaaccagtttataatagcaataaggcacctcgggtttgtgtccaggcactctgctATGCgccgtgcctaagaacagcccgtagctgtggtatattgtccatataccacaccccccgtGCCTTATTGattcattataaactgggtaatttgaaccctgaatgctgattggctcacagaccatataccacgggtatgacaaatcACTTCTTTttcctgctctaattacgttggtaaccaggcACTCCACTTTGCGTCATGCTTAAGAATAGCccatagccgtggtatattggccagaTACCACACCCCTTCGGGCTTTattgtttaaataaataaagaaagCTACTAAGCTACCAAGCTGCTAGGAAAGAAACTGACTAAAATTAGCACTGAAGTGTGAAGTAAGGTGTGAAAACTCTTGAGCCTAACAATGCCAGGAGAGTTTCACAGCCTCCCTCCCCACCCAAATGCAGAGGCCTTCGAAGCCCTTTCGATCTGTGCAGAGGTAACTACAATACAGAACCCCCTGGATTCATCTCTATTTTTAACTGAGATGTAGCCAGAACACTTCAATTGTAAATGACCTCAATAAGAAACAATATTGTTGATTTGATCACATCAGAAGATACCCTCAGAATCCACAAAATACAACAGCCACAGGACAACTTTGTTTGTAGGTCGTAAAGGGTCATTTGCCGAAACTGAAAATATATAGCCAGCTAACAACCAACTTTCTTTTCCACGTGGAAAAGATGGTGGACAGAGACATGCTAGATTTTCTACAAGGAATCTATCTCCCGAAAAAAGCTTCTCCCACATAGGTGTGATACCTACTCCcgttgcctgctgcactgctgcttggattccacctggtgATCTGTTCACCGTCcgccctggcctgtctccttctgtctggtacagatacCTCTGCCTCTCTTCCGAGCTTTCGTTcgcctccagcacacacacactgttggggCAAGTGACAatgaacttacaatggctagccccaagtTGTTATATTTTTCTCTTGTGCTTTGTTGACTAGGAACTTGCTTGTTTACCCAACTGTGGGACAGACTGTTTGTTCCcagactctgactctctattggttacacggACTCTTGACCttccatcctattctaaccacctcttgCCAGCTTTGTATTCATGGTGGAATTGCattacaatatgatcttgttgccatcgaatgcacattcaaatgttataaatcagcactgcagagctctccctgtcctctactgtGCTCTGATTGTATTACCGCTGAttatatctggaaatgtgcatgtacaccctggcccatctactgttgctagccccaaatctgatttgtgctctgatatctgcttcactgatttctgctctcgtaaaagcctgggttttctgcacgttaacactagaagcttgtTACCAAAAATTGATCAATTGAAAGCGAGATTACTGAGATCcaaaggtgggggggggggtggcaaTATTTACCacggatcaccttcagtgctctgTTATCTCctccaagtctgtccccaaacaatttgatttgctggtatTAAGCagtaaactttcaaatagctctttgttgactgttgttgGGTGTTATCGGCCaacatcagcaccggcctgtaccctaagcgctctcctggccccttacacatagtctgaatttgtcctgctaggtgacaaactgggacatgcttaaaccaccctGCAAATCCTAAAGTAATGGGACTCCCTAACTCTTCCTCAGATTATTACCATATtatatttgattttttttaaatgtatcttattttaccaggtaagttaactgagaacatgttctcattaacagcaacgacctggggaatagttacaggggagaggggggtgaatgagccaattgtaaactgggggtTATTAGGTGatcgtgatggtttgagggccagattgggaatttagccaggacaccggggttaacacccctactcttacgataagtgccatgggatctttaatgacctcagtcaggacacccgtttagcgtcccatccgaaagacggcaccctacactgggcagtgtccccaatcactgccctggggcattgggatattttttttagaccagaggaaagagtgcctcctactcgCCCTCCAACACCACTGCCAGTAGCATCTGGTCTCcaatccagggactgaccaggaccaaccctgcttagctttacAAGCAAGctagcagtggtatgcagggtggtatatgactccaaacacccagaaaaggctactctcctcaaTGCTATCCTTACAAATAATCCTGAtggttatcagtctggtgttttctgtaatgaccttagtgatcactgttgtACAACCTGTGTTCATAaaggctgctcagtgaaacgagcAGATTTCCTTCATGACCTGTCCTCCATAAATTGGTGTAGAATCAACTTAATACCCTCTGACGAAGTCTCTTGGACCTGCccttttttgatattttcagtggtatcgTTAACAAATACGTACTCATAAAGAAAATAAGAATTTAAAACAGGTTCGGCCCCTGATTCGACCGTGATGTGGCAGAGTTACTCCAGCTCAAGAATTACATTTGGCAAATCGCTCGGCACGTGCAAACTCatgctgactggctctcgttcaggcaaattagaaataagtgcactccggctatccggaaggccaaagttagttattTTAAGGGGCAGttttctctctgtgggtctaaccccaagaagttctggaaaacagttaaaggtctggagaataaaccctcctcacagctgcccatgtcctttaaagttgatgatgtggttgttactgacaaggagcacatggctgagccctttaatcaccactttattaagtcaggattcctatttgactcttACATGCCTCCTTGCCCATTCAAGATTTCCTcttctcccaccccttctaatgtgactatccctgacgctcctccctctttctcccctgcccTGCTACAAAATTTCTCCCTTCAGGCAGTcagagtccgaggtgctaaaggagctccttaaattTGACCCCTAAAAAACagctgggtcagatggtttagagtAGACCCTtttttaaggttgctgcccctatcttTGCCAAGCCCATCTCTGAcccttttaacctgtctctcctccggGGGAGGTTCCTATTGCTTGGAAGGTAGCCACGGTGTGTCCTATATTTAAAGgtggagatcaagctgatcctaactgttataggcccaTTTCTATTTTGCTCTGCTTATCAAAAGTATTctcgggtatgcaatctggtttcttctcgggtatgcaatctggtttctgctcaggttatggatgtgtcactgcaaccttaaaggtcctaaatCATGTCACAAtttcccttgattctaagcaatgttgtgctgctatttttattgacttggctaaagcttttgatacggtagaccattcaaTTTTTGTGGGTCAGCTAAGGAGTATGGGTGTCTCGGAGGgctctttggcctggtttgctaactacctctctcaaagagtacagtgtataaagtcagaacatctgcggtctcagccactgcctgtcaccaagggagtaccccaaggcttgatcctaggccccacaTTCTGAtaaatttacatcaacaacatagctcaagtAGTAGGAAGCTCTCATCTATTTATATGCAGATTATTCattcttatactcagctggcgcgtccccagattttgtgttaaacactctaaaacaaagctttcttactgtccaacaagctttctctgccctttacctttttgttttggaggtgttcagaacaaggttatgTGGactggtaagaagaatgcccctctccccaccggtgtgattactacctcctgagggtttagagcttgaggtattcacctcatacaagtacttgggagtatgactAGACGGTACACTGcctttctctcagcacatatcaaagctgcaggctaaggttgCATCTAGGCTTGGCTTCATCTATCGTAATTGCTcgtctttcaccccagctgccaaactaaccccgATTCAGATGACcgtcctacccatgctagattatgtAGATGTAATTTAttgatcggcaggtaagggtgctctcgagcggctaaatgttctttaccattcggccatcagttttgccaccaatgctccttatagcacacatcactgcactctgtaaactggtcatctctgtatacacgtcacttatttataaaaaccctcttaggcctcactccccatCATCCTCcatatacaacacctgttctgccaggcacattctgttaaaggtccccaaagcacacacatccctgggtcgctcctcttttcagttcgcagcagctagcgactggaaggAGCTGCAAAAACACTTAAACTGGACctttttatctcaatctcttcattcaaagactcaatcatggacactcttactggcagttgtggctgcttcgcgtgatgtattgttgtctctaccatcttgtcctttgtgctgttgtctgtgcccagtaATGTTTGTATCATGTTTTATGCTGCTGCCGCCATGTTTTGCTcccatgctgttgttgttgtcttaggtctctttatgttgtgttatggtgtctcttgtcgtgatgtgtattttgtcctatattttcataatttattttattttattcccgtcccagcaggaggccttttggtaggccgtcattgtaaataagatgttgttcttaactgacttacctagttaaataaaaaatatagctTCAGGGTTACATTAAATTAGTCATTCTAGCGTTACAGTTGACATTCTCCACTTTTTTACAGTATACAACTAACATTGTAAGCTAAAGCATTGAAAGAATATCAAAAACTTCTTAAAGGAATACAGTTAATTCCCTACCCAAGTGTATGCTACAATATACCCCTTGCCCTGTCTACCATGTCCCGCCCCTTGTCCTGTCTGCCATGTCCTGCCCCCTCGTCCTGTCTACCATGCCCCGCCCCTCGCACCGTCTGCCATGCCTGGCCCTTTCTGCCATGCCTGGCCCTGTCTGCCATGCCCCGCCCCCTCGCCCTGTCTACAATGCCCCTCGCCCTCGCTCTGTCTACCATGCCCCTCGCTCTGTCTACCATGCCCCTCCTCCTTGCGCACCCTGTCTAGGGTGCAACATGGGGGGGACAACAATGAATGAATGTAGGCAGGTTGTTTATGTTTAGTAGGCTAAAACGGTAGCAAAATAATGTAACTATTAAATCTGTGTATAGCTCTAGTTAGACACACTACTGTTAATGTGCATAGTTATACGTGGTTGTATAGCTACTACAACAGCCTTAGTCCATATGTCTAGCATGTTTCTGCTTTTCCCACTTTTAGCTCAGAAGGGCATAGTGAAGTTCTGGGATGAATTTGGGTACCTGTCGGCCAGCTGGTCCTCACTCCCCTCGGCTGAGCAGAGATACAAGAGACGCCGCGCCATGGAGATACCCCTCACCATACAGTGTGGTGAGttgtacacatacagagacacttTAAAGTGTGTCaagtcacacacacaaataaataaattaataaatagaCAAGCTCAGAGTTGTCtttcaatccctctctctctgtagataaatGTCTGAAGTGGAGGACTCTGCCATTCCAGATGGATGCGGTGGATAAACGTTACCCGGACAGCTGGGTGTGTCTGATGAACCCTGACAGCACTCaggacaggtaaacacacacacacacacacacacacacacacacacacacacacacacacacacacacacacacacacacacacacacacacacctgcaggaacaccacatacagtatatctcaaatgttgtgtgtgttgtaggtgtgaTGCAGCGGAGCAGAAACAGAACCTTCCATGTGGAGTTCTgaagaaggacagacagacagcagaggacAAACAGAAAGAACTGACAGAGAAGATCAGACAGCAGCAGGAGAAACTAGAGGCTCTGCAGAAAACCAGCACCATCAAATCAGCAGCAGATGTGAAGAAGTTGCCTCTGGACGTCAGCATGAGACCCATGAATGACAGTTCTTCCCaggtacacgcacacacagtcacaAATACTCCCCATCTACAGGTAAACATACACTACATGTATACAGACATACTTACCCTCTACTGGTTTTACACAATAACACATACTGTCTCCTGATATCTGAATATAATGTTTcatggtctctctgtctcctaggcAACCAGGTCTTCAGAGCGTGTTTCACGTCCtcgctccccccctctccccgCCCTCCTCAAGAACGCCCCCAGCCAGCCGCCAGCCCCCAACCGCAAACTCACCAATTCCCCTCGACCGACCACCCGGCCTGCTGCCCCAGCCTCCAGAATCGACCAATCTAGAGCCAGAGCTGCAGCGAAGCCATCACCCCCTCCAGCTAAGCCCTCCCCCAAAGCCCCAGCCAAAATCCCCACCAAACCCACCCCTCCAAGCCGCAGCTCACGggtgagtatgtttgtgtgttgtcCTTTATCAAATATATTACGGTTATGTTAAAAGGATAGTGTGAGACTTTGGCAATTAAGCCATTtatctacttacccagagtctgATGTAGACTTTGTCATTGCACTattgaaaacagatttttagatttttagaaatgtttgtaaatgttagcatttgctcgcaaaactacctctaacttccttcatactggatgcagagacataaaaatgctATCCATGAGTTAATTGCCAAATCGCAAAATAATTTTAGGGTCCAGTATCAGTAATATCTATGGTGTTTCTACAGATTCAAGCCAAATCGTCCACTGCCAAAGCAACCACACCTGCTAGCAGCCAGCGCAAGAGAGtgatggagcaggaggaggagagtgaggaggaggaggaggaagaagaagaagaagaagaggacagcGAGGAGGAGAAGGAGCCTCAGCCCAAGAAATCCAAGATGGCAGCTGCAGTGGGGAATCGTGGGAAAAATGTTGAGAAAGCTCCACTCAAGCGGGGAAAAGTGACAGAGGTACACTCTCACATATACATTTTCACTGCTCAGACTATCAATCTGTCAATCTATAGAATATATGTATACAATGtatcagacagacacaggaaaGCACTGCATGTGTAAGAGGAGAGGGAACGGAAAGATAAAGGGGAAGGGATGTTTGGAAGAAGAGGACAGATGGATGTTTCCTGAAGACGAGTGAGGACAGAGAGGTGATGTTAGGTACGGAGAGGGGGAAAGCTCTTTTGGAGGAAGAACAAAGAGTTTACCCATAGGTCAGAGGTTGACCCATAGTTCAGAGGTCATGTGATGTCATCGACCCCACAGGTCCCCACCCCCCCACTCAGCACCAAACCCCCACCGCCTGAGAAGAGGAGTGCTACCATACCAACACGGCTGCCCCCtgcaacaccaccaccagccaaaCCCATCCCCGCCCCGCCTAAGCCCTCGGGTGGGGCTAGAGCCAAGGTACCCACCAGCCACGGCGCAAGAGGCTACACCTTCTCCACTCATAATGTTATctgtcctatccctctctcctaactctaatcataatagaatagattaTCCCCTTCTCTCTACTCTGAATGGAATgggtcctgtctgtctccttACTCTACTCTTAAGGGTGTTTTCGCATATAGTCCTCTTTAAAATAACTGATCTCAGTCTTTGTTAAAGTGAACTTTGGGGTTAAGAAACAAAAAAAACTCTTATcttgcctttgaatgaggactcaactcttttGCCACTTCACTTATTTTTCCTCTCTACATTCACATTGCTGTGATTAGAAAGGAACCAAGATCTTTTTCCAACATTCACTCAATGCACTGTGAGTTTTTTACGAAGTGCAGGACAAGCCATTCCATCAGAATGTGTTATATTACAGCTAGATATATCTATTTAAATTTTGGAAGCTAATAGATTGCATTTAGTTAAGAGACGTCATTGTAATCTGAAGATATTATTAACATTGATGTATTATTATTAACAGAATAAATGGCGGAAGAATAACTGCAGATTAAATCATGCTAATGTAGgctactgcccctttaagagctaGAATTGATTTTGCACCCCAAATTGGGATTCTCACCAAATATTGTCACTATTCAAATCCCAGAATCGAATATACAGTTTTCGAAGCTCTCAACCTATAGATCACATATTGCAAGCCAAATAATCTGAACTAATATTTTGGAGTTTGTGTGCATCAATGGCAATCTCTAATCAATATCCAAAAATTGCATGTTTTTTCAATGTATCTGCACATCTCTCTGTTGTGGCACcaatgtgagggtttatggcaggggaaactgttgcagtagtctagtgtgtggtgTGGGAATACTGACAAGCAAACCTGGGAACCTTTGTGTTGGGTCCTATCTGTCTCTTAACTATTCTATATATAGTTGCTTATATTCTGCTCTCCTgcttcttctttctctcctgctctcttttcTCAATAACACACCACTCTTGTATTTCTTCACACACACTTACTACTAGACAATTTGATcagtgtgttttctgtgtgtaaTGTTTTTAGGTGACAGGCAGCGCAGAGGACGAGCACCCAGAGAATGAACCGAAGAATGCTCAGAAAGGTGATTTTTATTACGTTCTTGATGATAGTTGATTTGCTGAGAAGATTTTCTATCAGCAATGACATAGACAGGACAAAGCTTCACAATTCCTCTGTGTTGTCTCCTGTAGATAAGGGTATGTTGGTGGAGGTACGTGTGAATAAGGAATGGTTCACAGGCAAAGTGGTTGCTGTGGAAACCAGCAAGCAGAGCGTTCGCTGGAAGGTGAAGTTTGACTACGTCCCCAGATCCACCCCCAAGGACCGATGGTAGGCTCACCAACTCAGTCTTTGTGCTTTGTTGTCTTacgtttatgtgtgtgttgtactgGGGCTGGGAATTGCTATGGACCTCCcaatacgatattatcacaatacttaggtgccgatacaatatgtattgcgattctcacggtTTAATATGTATTGTGATTTAATACTGCAATTTTATTACATTGCGAactatgtctgctgcagagagacaagaggggcatgagaaaacaagttttgatcagtcaggCAAATAAGTGCTGAACCTGTTGGCtcactattttttttaaacatagagAATAAGTTATAGCTATTCTATTTATTTAAATCGGTTACTTGGAGTAAAATATCAGTATAGTATTGTCAAAAAAATGATATTGCAATATGGAACTgtacagacccccccccccatcagtATGCTGTACCAGTGGCCAATGATGTGTCAGTTTCTATTTAATTTCCAACTGTTTTGATAAGTTAGTGTTCTCAGGAGTTTTGGGGTGCTGTTATTTTGGTGGTTAAGGGCAGTGAGGAGGTGAGGTTGTTGGTATAATTTATGGTTGTTGTTATTAGGGTTTTCAAAGGCAGTGAGGAGGTGAGGTTGATGcgacccccctctcccctctcccagacccctGACACACAGCAAGGGGAGGGGACTGAAAAGGGGCCCGCCCCCATGGAACCTGACACCACCCAACCAGGAACCAGTCGAGAGGTGACTGACAATCTGGTCAACATGATGAGGTAACCATGACTACCCgatactctgtctgttggtttttgGCCTCCAATTGCCTTTTTTTCAGAGGGAGAATGGAATGTGGATGTCACAACTCTAATTTTGTGTGTTCTCTTTAGGACGCTGCTGCGTTATTTCTTCCCTCCTGATTTCCGGATCCCGAAGGACGATGTCAACAGCATGACCGCAGAAGAGCTAGTGGCTTTCCCTATGGTGAGACTGACCTTTAATTCCTGACCTCTAACTTTAACCCATGTCTTCTAGAGACCTGCCCTGGAGTCTGCTGCAGTCATATCATTGTAAATCATACCATAGCAAAatcgtatgtatgtgtgtatacactaccgttcaaaagtttgtggtcacttagaaatgtattttttctcttttttaaatgcaaaaaaaatgtcaatttaaaataacatcaaattgatcagaaatgcagtgtagacattgttaatgttgtaaatgactattgtagctggaaacggctgatttttaatggaatatctacataggcccattatcagcaaccatcactcctttgttccaatggcacgttgtgttaactaatccaagtttatcattttaaaaggctaattgatcattagaaaacccttttgcaagtatgttagcacagctgaaaactgttgttctgtttaaagaagcaataaaacttcatttctcagaacaagaatagacatgagtttcagaagaaagttatttgtttctggccattttgagcctgtaattgaacccacaaatgctgatgttccagatactcaaccaGTCTACAGAAGGAcatttttattgcttctttaatcagaacaacagttttcagctgcgctaacataattgcaaaagggttttctaatgatcaattagccttttaaaatgataaacttggattagctaacacagcgtgccattggaacacaggagtgatggttgctgataatgggccatAAACaacctgccgtttccagctacaataggcatttacaacattaacaatgtctacactgcatttctaatcaattttatgttatttcaaTGGACTGTCTTTTTGCatttaacaaacaaaaaaaaacacttctaagtgaccccaaacttttgaccggtagtgtatatatctATATGATCTATATCTATGCATGTGTCTGCAGAAGGAGTACTTCCAGCAGTATGAGCTGGGTCTCCAGTCTCTGTGTAACTCATACCAGAGCAGAGCTGACGCCAGAGCCAAAGCTGTGGAGGAGAAGAGTACCAGCGCTGAGACCAAACTCAGGGAGGCAGACGAGAAGCTACAGAAACTACGAACCAACATCGTACAACTGCTGCAGAAAGTACAGGAGGTAAGACGCACCAAAATCGAAGCTTAGCTACGGAGAAGACACGATAAcccacatgcactcacacacacagacaaactgaaaaggAATGTCGCTCCTTTCCTCCTGCAGGACATTGACATAAACACCGATGACGAACTGGATGCCTACATAGAAGACCTGCTGACCAAGGGGGACTAGTGAGGAGACAGGCTCTCGGAACCCTGTCTTGCTCTCAGAACATTTGTCCGTCTGTACTTCCCAAAGTACTGTAGCTCTGTAGCTCCTCTACAGACGCCCTTTACCCATAACCCTCCCTCGTGCCCGCCCCGCTCtgcagatggagaggagagaggcagctgCTGCCTGACCTACTGCTGTTGCCGTTTGGTCCCCAAGTTTGTTTTTATAAAACTGCAGTATGgttttctgtttctctgtctgttcttgTTTATTTAACATTAGCATGCTCTGGTTTTGGATGGTCCATTCTGAGAATAGCACGTAACGGACATCTCTTTTTAGTCCTTTTATATCAACAATCTATTATGTTATTTACAAGCTCTGTTAAGATACTGTAGGTTACACCAACCAGTCCTGATTGACTGCCGAACTGAACTCTTCTCAATCTGTAGGTGAGGATCAGATTCTGCTCTTGTTGCTATGTTCTGATCATGTGCCGTGtacacgcatacatacatacgcacgccaG
This sequence is a window from Oncorhynchus keta strain PuntledgeMale-10-30-2019 chromosome 14, Oket_V2, whole genome shotgun sequence. Protein-coding genes within it:
- the LOC118394070 gene encoding ATPase MORC2A, which translates into the protein MAYSNYSTLNRAQLTFEYLHTNSTTHEFLFGALAELVDNSRDANATRIDIYTEKRPDLRGGYMLCFLDDGTGMDPNEATHVIQFGKSTKRTPDSTHIGQYGNGLKSGSMRIGKDFVLFTKKDNTLSCLFLSRTFHEEEGLDEVIVPLPTWDLLTRQPITGDPEKFAIETELIYKYSPFKNEQQLMEQFNKMEGSSGTLVIIYNLKLMDTREPELDVETDHQDILMAGTPSEGVKPERRSFRAYAAVLYIDPRMRIFIQGHKVRTKRLSCCLYKPRVYKYTSTRFKTRAEQEVKKADHLAKIAEEKAREAESKSLSLEAKLGDDLSKESRVMLRKAQDGSMMLRREAEVKKMIQESKQKALKEPKELSFIFGVNIEQRDLDGMFVYNCSRLIKMYEKTGPQLEGGMACGGVVGVVDVPYLVLEPTHNKQDFADAKEYRHLLRAMGEHLAQYWKDSNIAQKGIVKFWDEFGYLSASWSSLPSAEQRYKRRRAMEIPLTIQCDKCLKWRTLPFQMDAVDKRYPDSWVCLMNPDSTQDRCDAAEQKQNLPCGVLKKDRQTAEDKQKELTEKIRQQQEKLEALQKTSTIKSAADVKKLPLDVSMRPMNDSSSQATRSSERVSRPRSPPLPALLKNAPSQPPAPNRKLTNSPRPTTRPAAPASRIDQSRARAAAKPSPPPAKPSPKAPAKIPTKPTPPSRSSRIQAKSSTAKATTPASSQRKRVMEQEEESEEEEEEEEEEEEDSEEEKEPQPKKSKMAAAVGNRGKNVEKAPLKRGKVTEVPTPPLSTKPPPPEKRSATIPTRLPPATPPPAKPIPAPPKPSGGARAKVTGSAEDEHPENEPKNAQKDKGMLVEVRVNKEWFTGKVVAVETSKQSVRWKVKFDYVPRSTPKDRWVFKGSEEVRLMRPPSPLSQTPDTQQGEGTEKGPAPMEPDTTQPGTSREVTDNLVNMMRTLLRYFFPPDFRIPKDDVNSMTAEELVAFPMKEYFQQYELGLQSLCNSYQSRADARAKAVEEKSTSAETKLREADEKLQKLRTNIVQLLQKVQEDIDINTDDELDAYIEDLLTKGD